The proteins below are encoded in one region of Paraburkholderia aromaticivorans:
- a CDS encoding DUF1330 domain-containing protein has protein sequence MTTYIVFTKESTQDQGELDIYQSKVGETFKGHPVTILAAYGPQQVLEGDAPEGVVIVQFPSTAAARAWYDSPAYQEVAQHRFKGARYRAVLVEGV, from the coding sequence ATGACGACTTATATCGTCTTCACGAAGGAAAGCACGCAGGATCAGGGTGAACTCGACATCTATCAAAGCAAGGTGGGCGAGACCTTCAAGGGTCATCCCGTCACGATACTCGCTGCCTACGGACCTCAGCAGGTTCTTGAGGGCGATGCGCCAGAGGGCGTGGTGATCGTTCAGTTTCCGTCAACAGCAGCCGCGCGTGCGTGGTACGACAGCCCGGCGTATCAGGAGGTCGCACAGCACCGCTTCAAGGGCGCGCGTTACCGCGCGGTTCTCGTCGAAGGCGTGTGA
- a CDS encoding YciI family protein, producing the protein MRVMVMVKATAESEAGQMPGTELIEAMGRYNEELVKAGIMLGGDGLKPSSNGARVRFSGKDRTVVDGPFAETKELIAGYWIWQVQSMDEAIEWVRRCPNPMASDSEIEIRPFFEAADFGEAFTPELQEGEERLRQQIESNQNTERR; encoded by the coding sequence ATGCGCGTCATGGTCATGGTCAAGGCGACCGCCGAATCCGAAGCCGGTCAAATGCCCGGCACGGAACTTATCGAGGCGATGGGTCGATATAACGAGGAACTGGTCAAAGCCGGCATCATGCTCGGCGGCGACGGACTGAAACCGAGCTCGAACGGCGCGCGCGTGAGATTTTCTGGCAAGGACCGAACCGTCGTCGACGGTCCGTTTGCCGAAACCAAGGAACTGATCGCGGGCTACTGGATCTGGCAAGTGCAATCAATGGACGAAGCGATCGAATGGGTACGCCGCTGCCCGAACCCGATGGCAAGCGACTCGGAAATCGAAATTCGCCCGTTCTTCGAGGCCGCGGATTTTGGCGAGGCGTTCACGCCCGAGCTTCAGGAGGGCGAGGAACGGCTGCGGCAGCAAATCGAATCCAATCAAAATACAGAGCGTCGCTGA